The Laspinema palackyanum D2c genome includes the window CGTAACAATATCCCCCGTTTGTGCCGCAAACCCAATTAACCGCTGATGGGGTTGCTTACATTCCCCCAATTGTGCGATAATATCCGGCACCGATTCCAAGGGCAAACTCTCTGGTAGCGCCTGTTTCGGTAACTTGTGCGAATGAAACTGCACCGGCCTAACATCGGCCACCGCTGCCGCCATCACCGTAATATCCGCCTGGGGAAAAAATTCTAGCATCGCCTGCTGCATTTCTTCAGCGCGAGTCACCGCCACAATCTGAGCACCGGGTATCAACTCCTGGAAGCCGGGGGACATCGCCCCCGCTACAAAAGTCACCTCAGCCCCACGATGGAGCGCACAGCGTGCTAAAGCAATGCCCATTTTGCCCGTGGCGGGATTGCCGATAAACCGAACGGGGTCAAAATGCTCCCGGGTACTTCCGGCACCGATTAACACCCGCTTACCCACTAAATCCTGCTTTCCCTGAGTATGTAAGACCGATTCTATATGGGCTAAAATTCGCTCCGGTTCAGCCATTCGCCCGGTTCCGACGCGATCGCAAGCCAGCAGTCCGGAACCCGGTGCAATCCTGTGAAATCGCGACTCCTGAACCACCTGTTCCCAATTGCGTTGGGTCACCGACTGATTCCACATCTCCGTATTCATTGCCGGGGCCAACAAAATCGGACAAGTAGAAGCTAGAACCGTATTGGTGAGCAGATTATCTGCCATTCCCGTTGCCAACTTCGCTAAGGTATTCGCCGTCAGGGGGGCAATCACCAAAACCTCCGCCCATTCCCCCAGTTCAATATGTAACGGTCGGGAATGGACGGGTTGCCAGAAGTTGGCATCGGTATAGGCAGGATGACGGCACAGGGTAGTCACCGTCAACGGGGTAATAAATTCCTGGGCACCACGAGTCAGAATCGCCCGGACCTGCGCCCCCGCTTTCGCCAGGGTTGAGAGGGCATCACAAACTTTATAGGCGGCAATTCCGCCCGTGATGCCCAGCAGAATCCGTCTATTTTCAAATGAAGAAGGCACGAGGAGGTTTCCCTCCTGGATGCCTGTCTGGTTAAAGTCCTCACTCATGGTTCAGACTGAGCCTTAAGCGGTTACCCTTCATCGTAAGGTTGCAAGTCCAACAAATAGATGTAAGGTTCAACGAGTTCTGGACGACGAAAGGCGATCGCGCGTAGCAAATGCCAATCATTCAAGCCCTCAAACGGATCGGTATAATCATCCAGTTCAAGACGGATAGCGAGTTTCTCGATATCAGCCTCCGTCATCGAAGTAATATCCCGAGTGGAAATGGTCGTCGCTCCCATCGTTCGCCCCTCCATTATGTATGAGCACTTGGAACTAGCAAAGCAAGTCCGCTACCAGAGTAAATTGTACTCTAATTGACCGAGTTGCGTCCTAAATCTTAAGGCTTATTAATATTAGTTTCTGCTGATGCCGGAAAAATTTCCTCAATAAAGCGTTGCATCACCTCCATTTGTTCCGGCAAAATGGAGTGACCCATTCTCCATTCCTGATATTGCACCGGGACTCCCAACGCTTGGAACACTTCCCGCGCCTGATGAGCAGCGCTCAGGGGCACCACGGGGTCTTCGGTGCCATGCATGATTAAGGTGGGGGGGAGGCGATCGCCCATTGCTTGGGGTTCGCAATGTAAGTAACCACTCAGAGAGACTAAACCGGCTAAGGGTAACCGCAGTCCCACATCTAACGTCATCGCACCCCCTTGAGAAAACCCGCTTAACACCGTTCGTTCCAGGGGAACGCCGGTACTCCCTTCGAGCGATCGCAACCAACTTGTCAATATTTCCTGACTTTCCGGTAACTTCTGATAATTTGGACTGTACAGGTCATACCACATTCGGCCCTCCCGAACCTGGGGATGGGGAAACGGCGCATTGGCAAATAGAAACAGGAAGTCGGGGAAATTGAGCAGGGAGGCTAAGGGAGCTAAATCCTGGCTATTAGCACCCCATCCGTGGAGCATGACCATAATACCTCTCGGGGGTTTGCCGCTCGTTGGGGGAATGGCGATCGCTTCTAAAGACAAGGGGTTGGTTCCTTCCATCTAAATAGTTTGCACCCTCTATCTTAATATCCCCCAGGCTGTCGGTTGCATCCACAATACCTCACCGGATTGATGAGCTTAGACCAAATCCCGCCAATTGCAGTATTAACCATTCTCAGGAATAATAAATTAAACAAGGCTCGGTTTTCCTCTCGAAATTAT containing:
- a CDS encoding alpha/beta hydrolase, which translates into the protein MEGTNPLSLEAIAIPPTSGKPPRGIMVMLHGWGANSQDLAPLASLLNFPDFLFLFANAPFPHPQVREGRMWYDLYSPNYQKLPESQEILTSWLRSLEGSTGVPLERTVLSGFSQGGAMTLDVGLRLPLAGLVSLSGYLHCEPQAMGDRLPPTLIMHGTEDPVVPLSAAHQAREVFQALGVPVQYQEWRMGHSILPEQMEVMQRFIEEIFPASAETNINKP
- the coaBC gene encoding bifunctional phosphopantothenoylcysteine decarboxylase/phosphopantothenate--cysteine ligase CoaBC, whose protein sequence is MSEDFNQTGIQEGNLLVPSSFENRRILLGITGGIAAYKVCDALSTLAKAGAQVRAILTRGAQEFITPLTVTTLCRHPAYTDANFWQPVHSRPLHIELGEWAEVLVIAPLTANTLAKLATGMADNLLTNTVLASTCPILLAPAMNTEMWNQSVTQRNWEQVVQESRFHRIAPGSGLLACDRVGTGRMAEPERILAHIESVLHTQGKQDLVGKRVLIGAGSTREHFDPVRFIGNPATGKMGIALARCALHRGAEVTFVAGAMSPGFQELIPGAQIVAVTRAEEMQQAMLEFFPQADITVMAAAVADVRPVQFHSHKLPKQALPESLPLESVPDIIAQLGECKQPHQRLIGFAAQTGDIVTPAIEKLRRKKLDAIVANPIDRPNAGFGSDSNQAVVIDATGRQQAIAPCSKLKLAHKVFDFIQSLSR
- the isiD gene encoding protein IsiD; its protein translation is MGATTISTRDITSMTEADIEKLAIRLELDDYTDPFEGLNDWHLLRAIAFRRPELVEPYIYLLDLQPYDEG